A genomic segment from Triticum urartu cultivar G1812 unplaced genomic scaffold, Tu2.1 TuUngrouped_contig_688, whole genome shotgun sequence encodes:
- the LOC125531208 gene encoding gamma-gliadin-like has translation MKTLLIFVLLGMVMNIATAARQLNPSNKELQSPQQSFFHQQQPFPTQQSYPQQPYPQQPYPPQQPYSSQQPFPTIQQQFSQQPQQPFPQPQQPIPLQPQQPFPQQPQQPQQPFPQPQQPFPWQPQQPFPLQPQQPFPQPQLPFPQQPEQIIPQQSQQPFPLQPQQPFHQPQQPFPHQPQQQFPQPQQPTPLQPQQPFPQQPQQAFPQPHQQFPWQPQQPFPQPQQPIPQQPQQVFPLQLQQPFPQQLQQPFPQQPQQPFPQPEQPFPQQSQQLLPLQPFPQQPQQSQQSFPQPQPRQSQQPSILQPQQPLPQQPQQPQQSFIQPQQPLPQQAEQIISQQPQQPSPQQPHQPQQPYLQQQQPSGSSVTSIGGQ, from the coding sequence ATGAAGACCCTCCTCATCTTTGTCCTCCTTGGCATGGTGATGAACATCGCCACTGCCGCTAGGCAGCTAAACCCTAGCAACAAAGAGTTACAGTCACCCCAACAATCATTTTTCCATCAACAACAACCATTTCCAACACAACAATCATATCCGCAGCAGCCATATCCACAACAACCATATCCACCACAACAACCATATTCATCGCAACAACCATTTCCCACAATCCAACAACAATTCTCTCAGCAACCACAACAACCATTTCCCCAGCCCCAACAACCGATCCCCCTACAACCACAACAACCATTTCCCCAGCAACCCCAACAACCACAACAACCTTTTCCACAGCCCCAACAACCATTTCCCTGGCAACCACAACAACCATTCCCTCTACAACCACAACAACCATTTCCCCAGCCGCAACTACCATTCCCCCAACAACCAGAACAAATAATTCCCCAGCAATCCCAACAACCATTCCCCCTGCAACCGCAACAACCATTTCACCAGCCCCAACAACCATTCCCTCACCAACCCCAACAACAATTTCCCCAGCCCCAACAACCAACCCCCCTGCAACCACAACAACCATTCCCCCAACAACCACAACAAGCTTTTCCCCAGCCCCACCAACAGTTCCCCTGGCAACCACAACAACCATTTCCCCAACCCCAACAACCAATTCCCCAGCAACCACAACAAGTATTTCCTCTACAACTGCAACAACCATTCCCCCAACAACTGCAACAACCATTCCCGCAGCAACCGCAACAACCATTTCCCCAGCCTGAACAACCATTCCCCCAACAATCACAACAACTACTCCCCCTACAACCATTTCCCCAGCAACCCCAACAATCACAACAATCATTTCCCCAGCCCCAACCCCGGCAATCCCAACAACCATCCATCTTGCAACCGCAACAACCATTACCCCAGCAACCCCAACAACCACAACAATCATTTATCCAGCCCCAACAACCATTACCCCAGCAAGCAGAACAAATAATTTCCCAGCAACCCCAACAACCATCCCCCCAGCAACCACACCAACCTCAACAACCttatctacaacaacaacaaccatcTGGGAGTAGTGTAACAAGCATTGGTGGCCAA